From the Microbacterium thalassium genome, one window contains:
- the pgi gene encoding glucose-6-phosphate isomerase — protein sequence MTVPIDATATSAWAQLSSLRDSFTPDLRAWFAADPERVERFTLALGDLHVDLSKNLVTDEILAALVKLAHETSVAERYAAMISGVHINTTEDRAVLHTALRRPAGATPALVVDGQDVDADVQDVLAKVAAFAERVRSGDFAGVTGKKVTHVVNIGIGGSDLGPVMIYEALKPYADAGIEARFVSNIDPTDLAQKTADLDPETTLFIVASKTFTTLETLTNARLARDWLWTKLADAGVIGDDEQSRTDAVAHHFIAVSTALDKVAAFGIDTDNAFGFWDWVGGRYSVDSAIGTSLAIALGPDVFAELLAGFHTVDEHVRTTPLEANVPVLMGLLNIWYTNFLGSQSHAVLPYAQQLHRFAAYLQQLTMESNGKSVRWDGSPVTTDTGEVFWGEPGTNGQHAFYQLIHQGTRLIPADFIAFVNPAYPLEDDGRDVHGLFLANFLAQTKALAFGKTAAEVEAEGTTGPLVAARTFAGNRPTTSIFAPALTPAVLGQLIALYEHITFTQGVIWGINSFDQWGVELGKQLALQIAPAIEGDDEALAAQDASTRALLEYYRAHRG from the coding sequence GTGACCGTTCCCATCGATGCCACCGCCACGTCCGCCTGGGCCCAGCTCTCCTCGCTTCGCGACAGCTTCACCCCCGACCTCCGCGCGTGGTTCGCGGCGGACCCCGAGCGCGTGGAGCGCTTCACGCTCGCGCTCGGCGACCTGCACGTCGATCTCTCGAAGAACCTCGTCACCGACGAAATCCTCGCCGCGCTGGTGAAGCTCGCCCATGAGACCAGCGTCGCCGAGCGCTACGCCGCGATGATCTCGGGCGTGCACATCAACACCACCGAGGACCGCGCGGTGCTGCACACCGCCCTCCGCCGCCCCGCGGGTGCGACGCCCGCGCTCGTGGTCGACGGGCAGGACGTCGATGCCGACGTGCAGGACGTGCTGGCGAAGGTAGCGGCCTTCGCCGAGCGCGTGCGCTCGGGCGACTTCGCCGGCGTGACCGGCAAGAAGGTCACGCACGTCGTCAACATCGGCATCGGCGGCTCAGACCTCGGGCCCGTGATGATCTACGAGGCCCTCAAGCCCTATGCGGATGCCGGGATCGAGGCGCGGTTCGTCTCGAACATCGACCCCACCGACCTGGCGCAGAAGACGGCCGACCTCGACCCCGAGACGACCCTGTTCATCGTCGCCTCGAAGACCTTCACGACCCTCGAGACGCTCACCAACGCACGCCTCGCACGCGACTGGCTGTGGACGAAGCTGGCCGACGCGGGGGTCATCGGCGACGACGAGCAGTCCCGGACGGATGCCGTCGCCCACCACTTCATCGCGGTGTCGACGGCGCTGGACAAGGTCGCCGCGTTCGGCATCGACACCGACAACGCGTTCGGGTTCTGGGACTGGGTGGGCGGCCGCTACTCCGTCGACTCGGCCATCGGCACCTCGCTGGCCATCGCGCTCGGCCCCGACGTGTTCGCGGAACTCCTCGCCGGCTTCCACACCGTCGATGAGCACGTGCGCACGACCCCGCTCGAGGCCAACGTCCCGGTGCTGATGGGCCTGCTCAACATCTGGTACACGAACTTCCTCGGCTCGCAGTCGCATGCTGTGCTGCCCTACGCGCAGCAGCTGCACCGCTTCGCCGCGTACCTGCAGCAGCTGACGATGGAGTCCAACGGCAAGTCGGTCCGCTGGGACGGCTCTCCGGTCACCACCGACACCGGCGAGGTGTTCTGGGGCGAGCCGGGGACGAACGGCCAGCACGCGTTCTACCAGCTGATCCACCAGGGCACGCGCCTGATCCCGGCCGACTTCATCGCGTTCGTCAACCCGGCGTATCCGCTCGAGGACGACGGCCGCGACGTGCACGGCCTGTTCCTGGCGAACTTCCTCGCGCAGACCAAGGCGCTGGCGTTCGGCAAGACGGCCGCCGAGGTCGAGGCCGAGGGCACGACGGGCCCGCTCGTGGCCGCCCGCACGTTCGCCGGCAACCGCCCGACGACGTCGATCTTCGCCCCCGCGCTCACCCCTGCCGTGCTCGGCCAGCTGATCGCCCTGTACGAGCACATCACGTTCACGCAGGGCGTGATCTGGGGCATCAACTCGTTCGACCAGTGGGGCGTCGAGCTCGGCAAGCAGCTCGCTCTGCAGATCGCCCCGGCGATCGAGGGGGACGACGAGGCCCTCGCGGCGCAGGATGCCTCCACGCGCGCGCTGCTGGAGTACTACCGCGCCCACCGCGGCTGA
- a CDS encoding glutaredoxin family protein, which produces MTSPSTITMFGADWCRDCVRTKTQLDGLGVAYTYIDLVADPDAADVAREISGRTNIPVVVYPDSSHHVEPSNADVEAKLRELSLI; this is translated from the coding sequence ATGACTTCGCCCTCCACGATCACGATGTTCGGCGCCGACTGGTGCCGCGACTGCGTCCGCACCAAGACCCAGCTCGACGGCCTCGGCGTCGCGTACACGTACATCGACCTCGTCGCCGACCCCGACGCCGCCGACGTCGCGCGCGAGATCTCGGGTCGCACCAACATCCCGGTGGTCGTCTACCCCGACTCCTCGCACCACGTCGAGCCCTCGAACGCCGACGTCGAGGCGAAGCTGCGCGAGCTCTCGCTCATCTGA
- a CDS encoding VOC family protein, producing the protein MTATAAPTDERIINPDTAMDAVSLRVGDLELMSTYYADALALDPIEERARGREVHRVLGRGDVPMVRLIHTPGLPGVDPREAGLFHTAFLFDDAPSLAATVYRAAQDPRTRFTGSSDHLVSEAFYFTDPEGNGIELYTDRPREQWQHDIGGELKMATLYLDPNDYLRRHLTQEAVDAGPALAGRVGHVHLQVGDVSTARDFYIDTIGFETTVSSYPGALFASAGGYHHHVAMNIWNSRGAGPRAARLGLGDVAVTVPARADLDALAARLRTTGVDFGDDGRTIVTRDPWGTQVTVALPGTTTDELLSR; encoded by the coding sequence ATGACCGCGACAGCCGCGCCGACCGACGAGCGCATCATCAACCCCGACACCGCCATGGACGCCGTGAGCCTGCGCGTCGGCGATCTCGAGCTGATGTCGACGTACTACGCCGACGCGCTCGCGCTCGACCCGATCGAGGAGCGCGCGCGGGGCCGAGAGGTGCACCGCGTCCTCGGTCGCGGCGACGTTCCGATGGTGCGGCTCATCCACACGCCCGGACTCCCCGGCGTCGACCCCCGCGAAGCGGGCCTCTTCCACACCGCGTTCCTCTTCGACGACGCCCCGAGCCTCGCCGCGACCGTCTACCGGGCCGCACAGGACCCCCGCACGCGGTTCACCGGCTCCAGCGACCACCTCGTGAGCGAGGCCTTCTACTTCACCGACCCCGAGGGCAACGGCATCGAGCTGTACACCGACCGCCCGCGCGAGCAGTGGCAGCACGACATCGGCGGCGAGCTGAAGATGGCGACGCTGTACCTCGACCCGAACGACTACCTCCGCCGTCACCTCACGCAGGAGGCCGTGGATGCCGGGCCGGCGCTCGCCGGCCGCGTCGGCCACGTGCACCTGCAGGTCGGCGACGTCTCGACCGCCCGCGACTTCTACATCGACACGATCGGCTTCGAGACGACGGTCTCGAGCTACCCCGGGGCGCTGTTCGCGTCGGCGGGCGGCTACCACCACCACGTCGCGATGAACATCTGGAACAGCCGCGGCGCCGGCCCGCGCGCCGCACGTCTGGGACTCGGGGACGTCGCGGTGACCGTTCCCGCGCGCGCCGACCTCGACGCGCTCGCGGCACGCCTGCGCACCACGGGCGTCGACTTCGGCGACGACGGACGCACCATCGTCACGCGCGATCCGTGGGGCACGCAGGTGACGGTGGCGCTGCCGGGCACCACGACCGACGAGCTGCTGTCGCGATGA
- a CDS encoding glycine cleavage system protein R produces the protein MTSLVLTVVGDDRAGLVASVADIVGAHGGNWERSQLAELAGAFAGVIEVSVDDDRAEELRAALAALEGLLAVTVHTGANAGADAAGARHLTFHVLGNDHPGIVRDISAVLRDHDLSIEAMTTETREAAMFGGRLFEADVMVRVPASVDPADVTAELERLANEIQVDVSVAD, from the coding sequence GTGACTTCTCTCGTCCTCACCGTCGTCGGCGACGATCGCGCCGGTCTGGTCGCCTCGGTCGCCGACATCGTCGGAGCCCACGGCGGCAACTGGGAGCGCAGCCAGCTGGCCGAGCTCGCCGGCGCCTTCGCCGGCGTCATCGAGGTCTCGGTCGACGACGACCGGGCCGAGGAGCTGCGGGCGGCGCTCGCCGCGCTCGAGGGCCTCCTCGCCGTCACCGTCCACACCGGGGCGAACGCCGGAGCGGATGCCGCCGGCGCCCGTCACCTGACGTTCCACGTGCTCGGCAACGACCATCCCGGAATCGTCCGCGACATCTCCGCCGTGCTGCGCGATCACGACCTCAGCATCGAGGCGATGACCACCGAAACGCGCGAGGCCGCCATGTTCGGCGGTCGCCTGTTCGAGGCCGACGTGATGGTGCGGGTGCCGGCATCCGTCGACCCCGCCGATGTGACGGCCGAGCTCGAGCGCCTCGCGAACGAGATCCAGGTGGACGTCTCGGTCGCGGACTGA
- a CDS encoding alpha/beta hydrolase: MRIPAAVVSSGATDAATPVVALLLHGFASHERDLVGLASSFDLPFASLRAPLAMPNGGAAWFAITSPGNPAPEPVAAATEAIWAWVDENLPAGARLVPVGFSQGGLMATQLLRTRPERIAATVVFAGFVQAAEQPADAALRDARPGVFWGRGDADRVIHPDAVARTGAWLAGHATAEVRVYPGLAHGIDSDELADAAAHVRERIVAVAGDPA, from the coding sequence ATGAGGATCCCCGCCGCGGTCGTCTCGTCCGGGGCGACGGATGCCGCCACGCCCGTCGTCGCTCTGCTCCTGCACGGGTTCGCCTCGCACGAACGGGACCTCGTCGGCCTCGCCTCGTCCTTCGACCTGCCGTTCGCCTCCCTGCGGGCGCCGTTGGCGATGCCGAACGGCGGTGCGGCGTGGTTCGCGATCACGTCCCCCGGCAACCCCGCGCCGGAGCCTGTCGCGGCGGCGACCGAGGCGATCTGGGCCTGGGTCGACGAGAACCTCCCCGCCGGCGCCCGGCTCGTGCCCGTCGGGTTCTCGCAGGGCGGGCTCATGGCGACCCAGCTGCTGCGCACGCGTCCCGAGCGCATCGCCGCCACGGTGGTGTTCGCGGGGTTCGTGCAGGCCGCCGAGCAGCCGGCCGACGCGGCGCTGCGCGACGCCCGGCCCGGCGTGTTCTGGGGTCGCGGCGACGCCGACCGCGTCATCCATCCGGACGCGGTCGCACGAACCGGCGCCTGGCTCGCCGGCCATGCGACGGCGGAGGTCCGCGTGTACCCGGGGCTCGCACACGGGATCGACTCCGAC
- a CDS encoding glucose 1-dehydrogenase, which produces MTDARFDGRTVLITGGGSGLGRATAVRLAAEGAKLALVDISEAGLAATAEAVREAAPGAELITVLADVSQEADVQRYVDETLAAFGRIDGFFNNAGIEGKQNLTEDFTATEFDRVVAINLRGVFLGLEKVLGVMRGQGGGAVVNTASVGGIRGVGNQSGYAAAKHGVVGLTRNSAVEYGADGVRVNAIAPGAIWTPMVENSMKQIDADNPRKAAEQFIQANPAKRYGEAAEIAAVVAFLMSDDASYVNAAVVPIDGGQSAKY; this is translated from the coding sequence ATGACAGATGCACGATTCGACGGCCGCACCGTCCTCATCACCGGCGGCGGTTCGGGCCTCGGCCGGGCCACGGCCGTCCGGCTGGCCGCGGAGGGTGCGAAGCTCGCGCTCGTCGACATCTCGGAAGCAGGACTGGCCGCCACCGCGGAGGCCGTCCGCGAAGCCGCTCCCGGCGCGGAGCTGATCACGGTGCTCGCCGACGTCTCGCAGGAGGCCGACGTCCAGCGCTATGTGGACGAGACGCTGGCCGCCTTCGGCCGCATCGACGGCTTCTTCAACAACGCCGGCATCGAGGGCAAGCAGAATCTCACCGAGGACTTCACCGCGACCGAGTTCGACCGCGTCGTCGCCATCAACCTGCGCGGCGTGTTCCTGGGCCTCGAGAAGGTGCTGGGGGTCATGCGCGGCCAGGGCGGCGGCGCGGTGGTCAACACCGCGAGCGTCGGCGGCATCCGCGGTGTCGGCAACCAGTCCGGCTACGCGGCGGCGAAGCACGGCGTCGTCGGGCTCACGCGCAACTCGGCCGTGGAGTACGGCGCCGACGGCGTACGCGTCAACGCCATCGCCCCCGGAGCGATCTGGACCCCGATGGTCGAGAACTCGATGAAGCAGATCGACGCGGACAACCCCCGCAAGGCGGCGGAGCAGTTCATCCAGGCCAACCCCGCCAAGCGCTACGGCGAGGCGGCCGAGATCGCCGCCGTGGTGGCGTTCCTGATGTCGGACGACGCCTCCTACGTCAACGCCGCGGTCGTCCCGATCGACGGCGGCCAGTCCGCGAAGTACTGA
- a CDS encoding 2'-5' RNA ligase family protein: MGPRAIVSIELLLDADAEQTVRAEWDALAAAGLSSLAAHTAASNRPHVTLMVRPRIPEFTVEALADRLPLRADLGAPIVFGTGDRRILARSVIPSPELIAFHSALHATICAGDDAPHTQPGAWTPHVTLARRVRRDDLPTAVAAVGGEVRARAITLRRWDAACSAVTVLAGGATP; the protein is encoded by the coding sequence ATGGGTCCGCGAGCGATCGTCAGCATCGAGCTGCTCCTCGACGCTGACGCCGAGCAGACGGTGCGGGCCGAGTGGGACGCCCTCGCCGCAGCGGGGCTGTCCAGCCTCGCCGCGCACACCGCCGCGAGCAACCGCCCGCACGTGACACTCATGGTGCGTCCGCGCATCCCCGAGTTCACGGTCGAGGCGCTCGCGGACCGCCTTCCGCTGCGGGCCGATCTCGGGGCGCCGATCGTGTTCGGCACCGGCGACCGCCGCATCCTCGCGCGGTCGGTGATCCCCTCACCGGAGCTCATCGCCTTCCACTCGGCGCTGCACGCGACGATCTGCGCCGGCGACGACGCCCCGCACACGCAACCTGGTGCGTGGACGCCGCACGTGACGCTGGCGCGCCGGGTGCGCCGCGACGACCTTCCGACCGCCGTCGCGGCCGTCGGCGGCGAGGTGCGCGCGCGGGCGATCACCCTGCGTCGATGGGATGCGGCGTGCTCCGCCGTGACCGTGCTCGCCGGTGGCGCGACGCCCTGA
- a CDS encoding SDR family oxidoreductase codes for MIDPSPCFRGAALMPDAADASRAPRWSVDLPDLTGRRAVVTGASDGVGAEIARGLARAGAEVIMPVRSKAKGERVIAGIREDDPAASLSLRSLDLSSLASSRALSRQLRAEGVPVDILVLNAGVIRLKDRVRHVTADGIELHLQTNALGHALLVADLLPLLRARGARVVAQCSLATRRAAIPWRDVNLERGYRPMRAYGASKAALGLFAVELARRSAAGGWGVTSLLCHPGTAMTNIAPADSPLRRGLVGRLAQALYERGIGLQSPAEAALPALYAATSPHAHSGDMVVPSGMFEIAGAPALREPYRALTGRAEAARVWDLVTELTGAHFPDAGGASDQATPNSGGNTNPTPSTQPA; via the coding sequence ATGATCGACCCGTCCCCCTGCTTCAGAGGAGCCGCCCTCATGCCGGATGCCGCCGACGCGAGCCGCGCACCGCGCTGGAGCGTCGACCTCCCCGATCTCACCGGCCGCCGCGCCGTCGTGACCGGCGCGAGCGACGGCGTCGGCGCGGAGATCGCACGCGGACTCGCTCGCGCAGGGGCCGAGGTGATCATGCCGGTGCGCTCGAAGGCGAAGGGGGAACGGGTGATCGCGGGGATCCGCGAGGACGATCCCGCGGCGTCCCTGTCGCTGCGCTCGCTCGACCTGTCGTCGCTGGCCTCGTCGCGCGCCCTCTCCCGCCAGCTGCGCGCCGAGGGCGTCCCGGTCGACATCCTGGTGCTCAACGCCGGCGTCATCCGGCTGAAGGACCGCGTACGCCACGTGACGGCGGACGGCATCGAGCTGCATCTGCAGACGAATGCCCTCGGCCACGCGCTCCTGGTCGCGGACCTGCTGCCGCTGCTGCGAGCCCGGGGCGCGCGCGTCGTGGCGCAGTGCAGTCTCGCGACCCGCCGCGCGGCGATCCCGTGGCGCGACGTGAATCTCGAACGGGGTTATCGGCCGATGCGCGCCTACGGGGCGTCGAAGGCCGCGCTGGGTCTGTTCGCCGTGGAGCTGGCGCGCCGCAGCGCGGCCGGCGGGTGGGGGGTGACGTCGCTGCTGTGCCACCCCGGCACGGCGATGACGAACATCGCGCCCGCGGACTCTCCCCTGCGGCGCGGCCTCGTCGGCCGGCTCGCGCAGGCGCTGTACGAGCGCGGCATCGGCCTGCAGAGTCCGGCCGAGGCCGCACTCCCGGCGCTGTACGCCGCGACGAGCCCCCACGCGCACAGCGGCGACATGGTGGTGCCGTCCGGGATGTTCGAGATCGCCGGTGCTCCCGCGCTGCGCGAGCCGTACCGCGCTCTCACCGGCCGCGCGGAGGCCGCGCGGGTCTGGGACCTCGTGACCGAGCTCACCGGCGCGCACTTCCCGGATGCCGGCGGCGCCTCCGATCAGGCGACGCCGAACAGCGGCGGGAACACGAACCCCACCCCGAGCACTCAGCCGGCCTAG
- a CDS encoding glycosyltransferase produces MQLSIIVPTFNESPNIAELVRRIGAAVRGIDAEILFVDDSTDDTPAAVLEAAETAPLPVRLVHREASTGGLGGAVLEGFVLAEADACVVMDGDLQHPPETIRDLWERFGRGDVDLVVASRYVGGGTSGGLADRTRVLVSQAATAVTRAMFPIRLREVSDPMTGYFLIDRRAVDQAILQPRGFKILLEILARRTMRVAEVPFDFAPRHAGDSKASVRQGIHFLTQLTALRFGKMSVFALIGGLGAIANMAIVWALTQLGVGYVLAAVVGAEVTIIGNFLLLERFVFHDMRAAASAGWIRFAKSFTFNNVEALVRIPVMALLVETWHISAVLATGITLLVAFIVRFVFHSLVVYAPRKPGAAVTPVRRIVDEIDAQATSPGEL; encoded by the coding sequence GTGCAGCTCTCGATCATCGTCCCGACCTTCAATGAGTCTCCGAACATCGCGGAGCTCGTGAGGCGCATCGGCGCGGCGGTGCGGGGCATCGACGCCGAGATCCTGTTCGTCGACGACAGCACCGACGACACTCCCGCGGCGGTGCTCGAGGCGGCCGAGACGGCCCCGCTCCCGGTGCGCCTCGTGCACCGCGAGGCCTCGACCGGCGGCCTCGGGGGCGCCGTGCTGGAAGGCTTCGTCCTCGCCGAAGCGGATGCGTGCGTCGTGATGGACGGCGACCTGCAGCATCCGCCCGAGACGATCCGCGACCTGTGGGAGCGCTTCGGACGGGGGGACGTCGACCTCGTCGTGGCGTCGCGGTATGTCGGAGGAGGGACCTCCGGCGGGCTCGCCGACCGAACCCGGGTCCTGGTCTCGCAGGCGGCGACCGCCGTGACCCGTGCGATGTTCCCGATCCGCCTGCGCGAGGTCTCGGACCCCATGACCGGCTACTTCCTGATCGATCGGCGCGCCGTCGACCAGGCGATCCTGCAGCCGCGGGGCTTCAAGATCCTGCTCGAGATCCTCGCGCGCCGCACCATGCGGGTCGCCGAGGTGCCGTTCGACTTCGCGCCCCGTCACGCCGGCGATTCGAAGGCGAGCGTCCGGCAGGGCATCCACTTCCTGACGCAGCTGACGGCGCTGCGGTTCGGGAAGATGTCGGTGTTCGCGCTCATCGGCGGCCTCGGGGCGATCGCGAACATGGCGATCGTGTGGGCTCTGACGCAGCTGGGCGTGGGGTACGTCCTGGCCGCCGTCGTCGGCGCCGAGGTGACGATCATCGGCAACTTCCTGCTGCTGGAGCGCTTCGTCTTCCACGACATGCGGGCGGCCGCCTCGGCCGGCTGGATCAGGTTCGCGAAGTCGTTCACGTTCAACAACGTCGAGGCCCTGGTCCGCATCCCGGTCATGGCGCTGCTGGTCGAGACCTGGCACATCTCGGCGGTGCTGGCCACCGGGATCACCCTGCTGGTCGCATTCATCGTGCGGTTCGTGTTCCATTCGCTCGTCGTCTACGCGCCGCGCAAGCCGGGCGCCGCCGTGACGCCGGTGCGCCGCATCGTCGATGAGATCGACGCCCAGGCCACGTCGCCCGGCGAGCTGTAG